The Symphalangus syndactylus isolate Jambi chromosome 11, NHGRI_mSymSyn1-v2.1_pri, whole genome shotgun sequence genome contains a region encoding:
- the GCSH gene encoding glycine cleavage system H protein, mitochondrial, whose product MALRVVRSVRSLLCTLRVVPSPAAPCPPRPWQLGVGAVRTLRTGPALLSVRKFTEKHEWVTTENGIGTVGISNFAQEALGDVVYCSLPEVGTKLNKQDEFGALESVKAASELYSPLSGEVTEINDALAENPGLVNKSCYEDGWLIKMTLSNPSELDELMSEEAYEKYIKSIEE is encoded by the exons ATGGCGCTGCGAGTGGTGCGGAGCGTGCGGTCCCTGCTCTGCACCCTGCGCGTGGTCCCGTCACCCGCCGCGCCCTGCCCGCCGAGGCCGTGGCAGCTGGGGGTGGGCGCCGTCCGTACGCTGCGCACTGGACCCGCTCTGCTTTCGG TGCGTAAATTCACAGAGAAACATGAATGGGTAACAACAGAAAATGGCATTGGAACAGTGGGAATCAGCAATTTTGCACAG GAAGCGTTGGGAGATGTTGTTTACTGTAGTCTGCCTGAAGTTGGGACAAAATTGAACAAACAAG atgAGTTTGGTGCTTTGGAAAGTGTGAAAGCTGCTAGTGAACTCTATTCTCCTTTATCAGGAGAAGTAACTGAAATTAATGACGCTCTTGCAGAAAATCCAGGACTTGTAAACAAATCTTGTTATGAAGATG GTTGGCTGATCAAGATGACACTGAGTAACCCTTCAGAACTAGATGAACTTATGAGTGAAGAAGCATAtgagaaatacataaaatctATTGAGGAGTGA